TTTTCATGTACCTTTTAACTACCTCAAAAAAAAGTGAATGCAATAGCAGATATAATGGACTTGCATGGTGAGTAATATATTAGACGAGGATGCTCTTTGACACCGAGATTATGGTGTCATCCTCCGAATATAATTCAGAGTTTGAAATTACTTTCAGTGACTTCtcaatttaaattttaatctAAAACTCAGTTCACAAACTGTCACACCACAAAATAGCAGCCTTCTAAACTGCGAGTTTTGTTCGTCTTACTGTAGTAAAATATGTGCTCAGTGCTTTAAAATACATTGGCAGTTTCTTCTCAAATTGTAAATGTCACATTACTAAACTCCTATTGCTTGTGAAACAGCTATGTAATCACTTTTTAATATGGTTCTGAAGTTAGGGAAGTAAACTTACTTACAAAATGTCCTTAACTTGTCACGGATAGTTTTATTTACAACCGTTCTAGACAACAGAATGAAATCATTAATGGCTGAAGAGGAAAGAATTTTTTGAATTAGAGCAGtgtgtgcattaaaaaaaaaaattagtgaatTAGTGGAAAATATGCTCAATTATATTTTATTGGCACATAAAATAGCAATCGTACCACCAAAGTGTTCATGCTTATTATTGCACATTAACACAGAAAAATCCTTATATACCATCTTTTTCCTCAAATTTGTTTGGAAACCCTTTTGGTTATAGTTTCATAATATTACTATCTTCAAGAATTATACtcttctaaaattaaaaaaataattttcaaactcCATTATGTGATGAGGGCTTAACTAAAGACTGTCCCATTAAGCTCATCTGTTTTCACTGTACATGCTTTCAGCAATATGTACAAATTGCACATGGGATACTTTTTATAGAGGGAGTATTGtcttttttaatgcagtttacgATGGCGATACCTGCCAGCTTTTTCTTTTGCTGCATTGGCACAGGCATTGTGCTTATTTTGTTGTAAGTGATTCCAGTATTTGATCAGTTCACTAGGCTGGAACTGATGGGAGGTAATTAGGTGGCTATATTTACAGCTGGAATAAGAAACTCGCCAGTGATTGAAGACGAACTCATTGGGTGGGGGCATAGGGTCAATTCGCAACTTGGCAAGACAGATGCCCACATATACATCCTCTAAGTGCAAGCGTCTGATGCTCAAAGAGACTTTAAATACCTTTTCTGCCAAATCTCCAGAAAAAACATAACCAGTTCCTGAGCAGAATACAGGGTAACGCTCACTTGGATACAGATCAGGTGGCATATACCACTTGCTATCCTTGTTCCTATTAGGTGCATACCCTCTCATTAGGTAACCTGTAAAATACTTGTGCCTTGGAGGCAGTTCTGGCTTCAGAAGCTTATGTATTAAATATTCAGTATTGACAAACATATCACTGTCCGTTTTCATAACATAGGGAACATTTGGACAGTAGGTGGCAACCCAGTTCATCCCCATAAGAGTTTTAATGGTTAAGTTATAATAAGTGTCTAAATATTCTTGTTGAATAACGTCATGGTATTGTCTGCTTTCCTCCAGTATGGCACGTTGGAGGTATCCATTTAGTTTAATGCTTAAGCCCAGCAAAAAAATTCGAACAATTTGGATACCCGGTGCCAAGCTTTCATTTCCCCACGTTTGCCGAATAGCTTGTCTAGCTTCCACTTGGCCTGGTTCTGCAGCTATGAGTAGTATTAGAAAAGGACTCTTCTCCTGGCATTTTTTGGGCTCATTTATTATATACTTAAAATGATATGAAGTTGGATGTCCCGTACCTTTCTCATTGTAAATACTTCCATTGGCACTAAGTGTATTCTCTAAACCAGTTACTCCTTGTGGTGACAGGTCAGTGTTGTTGGAATTAGTGACTGTCTGAGGCCTCAGAGTCTGAGGGACTGTATCCTTCCAAATGTTCCTCAGAGAACTGTGGTTTGTCTCGCTTTTTGTAGACCTAAATCCTCGAATAGTGTAAGCCACAGGATTTTCTTTGAATCCAGCCTTGCCTGGCAGCCAGTCATGATGATTAAAGAACAGAAACATAGCAAAAAGAAACACGAGAGAAAGCAGACCAATAAGATGGGTGCGAAACAGAGACCTTTTGGTATTCCACGTCATTTTTGCAAAACAGCAGTGTCGTCTTCTCCACTGAAGCATGTTGTACGTATCCAACAATGAGATGTGAGATAATGGTTGAACAAAatg
This window of the Eretmochelys imbricata isolate rEreImb1 chromosome 8, rEreImb1.hap1, whole genome shotgun sequence genome carries:
- the B3GALT2 gene encoding beta-1,3-galactosyltransferase 2, which encodes MLQWRRRHCCFAKMTWNTKRSLFRTHLIGLLSLVFLFAMFLFFNHHDWLPGKAGFKENPVAYTIRGFRSTKSETNHSSLRNIWKDTVPQTLRPQTVTNSNNTDLSPQGVTGLENTLSANGSIYNEKGTGHPTSYHFKYIINEPKKCQEKSPFLILLIAAEPGQVEARQAIRQTWGNESLAPGIQIVRIFLLGLSIKLNGYLQRAILEESRQYHDVIQQEYLDTYYNLTIKTLMGMNWVATYCPNVPYVMKTDSDMFVNTEYLIHKLLKPELPPRHKYFTGYLMRGYAPNRNKDSKWYMPPDLYPSERYPVFCSGTGYVFSGDLAEKVFKVSLSIRRLHLEDVYVGICLAKLRIDPMPPPNEFVFNHWRVSYSSCKYSHLITSHQFQPSELIKYWNHLQQNKHNACANAAKEKAGRYRHRKLH